The following are encoded together in the Ictalurus punctatus breed USDA103 chromosome 1, Coco_2.0, whole genome shotgun sequence genome:
- the LOC124626033 gene encoding NACHT, LRR and PYD domains-containing protein 9 isoform X4, with translation MMEGKRSDSPEPSCVSMKSDRSMEPITNFRDRDRSPGLRMMKRKRSDSPEPSGVSMKSDRSMEPITNFRDRDRSPGLRMMKRKRSDSPEPSCVSMKSDQSMEPITNFRDRGRSPDTRPQQKKSNLSGNQLDSIFKELEHKVITVIKNELKRFRKLLSPDYPACTEREVEDEEDLHSVRDGALKITLHVLKNMNHTDLANTLHNKSEASVYQTKLKSSLREKFKRINEGISQHGSSALLNEIYTELYITEGWSGDINNEHEERQIETASRRPATQEKPIKCNDLFKDESIRSVLTEGVSGIGKTVSVQKFILDWTEGKANQDVTFMFPLPFRELNLMKQKHLSLMDLLHHFFPEMRKLELIDSYKVLLIFDGLDECRLPLNFQKNERLCDVTESASVDVLLTNVIKGNLLPSALLWITSRPGAANQIPPECVDQVTEVRGFSDPQKEEYFRKRISDQSLANKIISHMKSSRSLHIMCHIPVFCWISATVLERILGGAESGEIPKTLTQMFTHFLIFQIKHKDQKYHQKCDPDPQQTRESILALGELAFQQLEKGNLIFYEEDLRECGIDVREASVYSGVCTQIFREEFGLHLGKEFSFVHLSVQEFLAALYTFLSFISRNVTEQQTTDLSDLLTKSDMSDLLRSAVDKALQSENGHLDLFLRFLLGLSLESNQTLLRGLMPQTGSSSHSKQETVEYIKEKIRENPSPEKSINLFHCLNELGDHSLVQEVQTYIKKGGHHRLTGTRLSPSQWSALVFVLLNSDQDLDEFNFIKYYPSEECLLKLLPVVKASRKAVLCGKDLAEESCRGLSSVLSSNSSRLRELNLSHNYFLEDSGVKLLSAGLENPHCTLEKLSLRWCNLTEESCRVLSSVLTSNSSRLRELDLSKNNLQDSGVKLLSAGLENPHCTLEILKLCECRITGEGCVALASALRSNTSSHLRELNLNYNNPGESGVKLLSDLLKDPHCTLEKLHMKLVKRSYPVTHCAKAERNSRNDEEEDD, from the exons atgatggagggaaagagatcagactcaccagaacccagctgtgtgtccatgaagagtgaccgGTCAATGGAACCCATAActaacttcagagacagagacagatctCCTGGTctgag AatgatgaaaagaaagagatcagactcaccagaacccagcggtgtgtccatgaagagtgaccgGTCAATGGAACCCATAActaacttcagagacagagacagatctCCTGGTctgag aatgatgaagagaaagagatcagactcaccagaacccagctgtgtgtccatgaagagtgaccaGTCAATGGAACCCATAActaacttcagagacagaggcagaTCTCCTGATAcgag accacaacagaagaaatcaaacctcagcgGAAATCAGCTGGACTCCATCTTCAAG gagctggaacacaaagtcatcactgtgataaagaatgagctgaagaggtttaggaagctcctgagtccagattacccagcatgcactgagagggaggtggaggatgaggaggatctgcacagtgtcagagacggagcgctgaagatcacactgcacgtcctgaagaacatgaaccacacagatctcgctaacacactgcacaaca agtctgaggcctctgtgtatcagacaaagctgaaatccagcctgagagagaagtttaaaagaattaatgaaggaatctcacagcatggaagctcagcacttctgaatgagatctacacagagctctacatcacagaggggtGGAGTGGAGAcatcaataatgaacatgaggagagacagattgagacagcgtccaggagaccagcaacacaggagaaacccatcaaatgtaacgaTCTATTTAAAGACGAGTCCATCAGAAGTGTGCTGACTGAAGGAGTttctggaattggaaaaacagtctctgtgcagaagttcattctggactggactgaaggaaaagcaaatcaggacgtcactttcatgtttccacttccctttagagagctgaatctgatgaagcagaaacatctcagtctgatggatcttcttcatcactttttccctgaaatgagaaaactagAATTAATAGACTCCTACAAAGTGctgttgatctttgatggtctggatgagtgtcgacttcctctaaatttccagaagaatgagagattgtgtgatgtgacagagtcagcctcagtggatgtgctgctgacgaacgtcatcaaggggaatctgcttccctctgctctcctctggataacctctcgaccaggagcagccaatcagatccctcctgagtgtgtagaccaggtaacagaggtacgagggttcagtgatcctcagaaagaggagtacttcaggaagaggatcagtgatcagagcctggccaataaaatcatctcacacatgaagtcttcaagaagcctccacatcatgtgccacatcccagtcttctgctggatctcagccactgttctagagagaatttTGGGtggagcagagagtggagagatccccaagactctgactcaaatgttcacacacttcctgatctttcagatcaaacacaaggaccaaaagtaccatcagaaatgtgaccctgatcctcagcagaccagagagagtatcctggcactgggagaactggctttccaacagctggagaaaggaaacctgatcttctatgaggaagacctgagagagtgtggcattgatgtgagagaagcttcagtgtactcaggagtgtgtacccaaatcttcagagaggagtttgggcttcacctggggaaggaattcagctttgtacatctgagtgttcaggagtttctggctgctttatacacatttctctccttcatcagcagaaatgtaacagaacaacaaaccactgatctgtctgatcttctcaccaagtcagacatgtctgatctcctcaggagcgcagtggacaaggccttacagagtgagaacggacacctggacctgttcctccgcttccttctgggtctctcactggagtccaatcagactctcttacgaggcttaatgccacagacaggaagcagctctcacagcaaacaggaaacagtcgagtacatcaaggagaagatcagggagaatccatctccagagaaatccatcaatctgttccactgtctgaatgaactgggtgatcattctctagtgcaggaagtacaaaCGTACATAAAAAAAGGAGGCCACCATCGTCTCACtggaaccagactctctccttctcagtggtcagctctggtgtttgtgttactgaactcagatcaggatCTGGAtgagtttaattttattaaatattacccatcagaggaatgtcttctgaagctgctgccagtggtcaaagcctccagaaaagctgt tctgtgtgGGAAGGATCTggcagaggaaagctgtagaggtCTATCttcagttctcagctcaaactcctccagactgagagaactaaACCTGAGTCACAATTATTTCCTggaggattcaggagtgaagctgctctctgctggactggagaacccacactgtacactagagaaactgag ccTGCGGtggtgtaatctgacagaggaaagctgtagagttctgtcctcggTTCTCacctcaaactcctccagactgagagaactggacctgagtaagaataacctgcaggattcaggagtgaagctgctctctgctggactggagaacccacactgtacactggagatactgaa gttgtgtgaATGTAGGATTACAGGTGAAGGTTGTGTtgctctggcttcagctctgaggtcaaacacctcatcacacctgagagaactgaatctgaactacaataatccaggagaatcaggagtgaagctgctctctgatctactgaaggatccacactgtacactggagaaactaca catgaagttggttaaaaggtcttacccagtaacacactgtgcaaaagctgaaagaaattccagaaatgatgaggaagaagatgattga
- the LOC124626033 gene encoding NACHT, LRR and PYD domains-containing protein 12 isoform X1, with amino-acid sequence MMEGKRSDSPEPSCVSMKSDRSMEPITNFRDRDRSPGLRMMKRKRSDSPEPSGVSMKSDRSMEPITNFRDRDRSPGLRMMKRKRSDSPEPSCVSMKSDQSMEPITNFRDRGRSPDTRPQQKKSNLSGNQLDSIFKELEHKVITVIKNELKRFRKLLSPDYPACTEREVEDEEDLHSVRDGALKITLHVLKNMNHTDLANTLHNKSEASVYQTKLKSSLREKFKRINEGISQHGSSALLNEIYTELYITEGWSGDINNEHEERQIETASRRPATQEKPIKCNDLFKDESIRSVLTEGVSGIGKTVSVQKFILDWTEGKANQDVTFMFPLPFRELNLMKQKHLSLMDLLHHFFPEMRKLELIDSYKVLLIFDGLDECRLPLNFQKNERLCDVTESASVDVLLTNVIKGNLLPSALLWITSRPGAANQIPPECVDQVTEVRGFSDPQKEEYFRKRISDQSLANKIISHMKSSRSLHIMCHIPVFCWISATVLERILGGAESGEIPKTLTQMFTHFLIFQIKHKDQKYHQKCDPDPQQTRESILALGELAFQQLEKGNLIFYEEDLRECGIDVREASVYSGVCTQIFREEFGLHLGKEFSFVHLSVQEFLAALYTFLSFISRNVTEQQTTDLSDLLTKSDMSDLLRSAVDKALQSENGHLDLFLRFLLGLSLESNQTLLRGLMPQTGSSSHSKQETVEYIKEKIRENPSPEKSINLFHCLNELGDHSLVQEVQTYIKKGGHHRLTGTRLSPSQWSALVFVLLNSDQDLDEFNFIKYYPSEECLLKLLPVVKASRKAVLCGKDLAEESCRGLSSVLSSNSSRLRELNLSHNYFLEDSGVKLLSAGLENPHCTLEKLSLRWCNLTEESCRVLSSVLTSNSSRLRELDLSKNNLQDSGVKLLSAGLENPHCTLEILKLCECRITGEGCVALASALRSNTSSHLRELNLNYNNPGESGVKLLSDLLKDPHCTLEKLQLCECNLTEESCRALSSVLTSNSSRLRELNLSENNLQDSGVKLLSAGLENPHCTLEILRLSYCGITDEGCVAVASALRSNTSSHLRELNLYYNNPGESGVKLLSDLLKDPHCKLEKLQLCECNLTEESCRALSSVLTSNSSRLRELNLSENNLQDSGVKLLSAGLENPHCTLEILRLCKCGITDEGCVAVASALRSNTSSHLRELNLNYNNPGESGVKLLSDLLKDPHCKLEKLHIKG; translated from the exons atgatggagggaaagagatcagactcaccagaacccagctgtgtgtccatgaagagtgaccgGTCAATGGAACCCATAActaacttcagagacagagacagatctCCTGGTctgag AatgatgaaaagaaagagatcagactcaccagaacccagcggtgtgtccatgaagagtgaccgGTCAATGGAACCCATAActaacttcagagacagagacagatctCCTGGTctgag aatgatgaagagaaagagatcagactcaccagaacccagctgtgtgtccatgaagagtgaccaGTCAATGGAACCCATAActaacttcagagacagaggcagaTCTCCTGATAcgag accacaacagaagaaatcaaacctcagcgGAAATCAGCTGGACTCCATCTTCAAG gagctggaacacaaagtcatcactgtgataaagaatgagctgaagaggtttaggaagctcctgagtccagattacccagcatgcactgagagggaggtggaggatgaggaggatctgcacagtgtcagagacggagcgctgaagatcacactgcacgtcctgaagaacatgaaccacacagatctcgctaacacactgcacaaca agtctgaggcctctgtgtatcagacaaagctgaaatccagcctgagagagaagtttaaaagaattaatgaaggaatctcacagcatggaagctcagcacttctgaatgagatctacacagagctctacatcacagaggggtGGAGTGGAGAcatcaataatgaacatgaggagagacagattgagacagcgtccaggagaccagcaacacaggagaaacccatcaaatgtaacgaTCTATTTAAAGACGAGTCCATCAGAAGTGTGCTGACTGAAGGAGTttctggaattggaaaaacagtctctgtgcagaagttcattctggactggactgaaggaaaagcaaatcaggacgtcactttcatgtttccacttccctttagagagctgaatctgatgaagcagaaacatctcagtctgatggatcttcttcatcactttttccctgaaatgagaaaactagAATTAATAGACTCCTACAAAGTGctgttgatctttgatggtctggatgagtgtcgacttcctctaaatttccagaagaatgagagattgtgtgatgtgacagagtcagcctcagtggatgtgctgctgacgaacgtcatcaaggggaatctgcttccctctgctctcctctggataacctctcgaccaggagcagccaatcagatccctcctgagtgtgtagaccaggtaacagaggtacgagggttcagtgatcctcagaaagaggagtacttcaggaagaggatcagtgatcagagcctggccaataaaatcatctcacacatgaagtcttcaagaagcctccacatcatgtgccacatcccagtcttctgctggatctcagccactgttctagagagaatttTGGGtggagcagagagtggagagatccccaagactctgactcaaatgttcacacacttcctgatctttcagatcaaacacaaggaccaaaagtaccatcagaaatgtgaccctgatcctcagcagaccagagagagtatcctggcactgggagaactggctttccaacagctggagaaaggaaacctgatcttctatgaggaagacctgagagagtgtggcattgatgtgagagaagcttcagtgtactcaggagtgtgtacccaaatcttcagagaggagtttgggcttcacctggggaaggaattcagctttgtacatctgagtgttcaggagtttctggctgctttatacacatttctctccttcatcagcagaaatgtaacagaacaacaaaccactgatctgtctgatcttctcaccaagtcagacatgtctgatctcctcaggagcgcagtggacaaggccttacagagtgagaacggacacctggacctgttcctccgcttccttctgggtctctcactggagtccaatcagactctcttacgaggcttaatgccacagacaggaagcagctctcacagcaaacaggaaacagtcgagtacatcaaggagaagatcagggagaatccatctccagagaaatccatcaatctgttccactgtctgaatgaactgggtgatcattctctagtgcaggaagtacaaaCGTACATAAAAAAAGGAGGCCACCATCGTCTCACtggaaccagactctctccttctcagtggtcagctctggtgtttgtgttactgaactcagatcaggatCTGGAtgagtttaattttattaaatattacccatcagaggaatgtcttctgaagctgctgccagtggtcaaagcctccagaaaagctgt tctgtgtgGGAAGGATCTggcagaggaaagctgtagaggtCTATCttcagttctcagctcaaactcctccagactgagagaactaaACCTGAGTCACAATTATTTCCTggaggattcaggagtgaagctgctctctgctggactggagaacccacactgtacactagagaaactgag ccTGCGGtggtgtaatctgacagaggaaagctgtagagttctgtcctcggTTCTCacctcaaactcctccagactgagagaactggacctgagtaagaataacctgcaggattcaggagtgaagctgctctctgctggactggagaacccacactgtacactggagatactgaa gttgtgtgaATGTAGGATTACAGGTGAAGGTTGTGTtgctctggcttcagctctgaggtcaaacacctcatcacacctgagagaactgaatctgaactacaataatccaggagaatcaggagtgaagctgctctctgatctactgaaggatccacactgtacactggagaaactaca gctgtgtgagtgtaatctgacagaggaaagctgtagagctctgtcctcagttctcacctcaaactcctccagactgagagaactgaacctgagtgagaataacctgcaggattcaggagtgaagctgctctctgctggactggagaacccacactgtacactggagatactgag gttgtCTTACTGCGgtattacagatgaaggttgtgtTGCTGTGGCTTCAGCTCTGAGGTCAAacacctcatcacacctgagagaactgaatctgtactacaataatccaggagaatcaggagtgaagctgctctctgatctactgaaggatccacactgtaaactggagaaactaca
- the LOC124626033 gene encoding NACHT, LRR and PYD domains-containing protein 12 isoform X2, which yields MMEGKRSDSPEPSCVSMKSDRSMEPITNFRDRDRSPGLRMMKRKRSDSPEPSGVSMKSDRSMEPITNFRDRDRSPGLRMMKRKRSDSPEPSCVSMKSDQSMEPITNFRDRGRSPDTRPQQKKSNLSGNQLDSIFKELEHKVITVIKNELKRFRKLLSPDYPACTEREVEDEEDLHSVRDGALKITLHVLKNMNHTDLANTLHNKSEASVYQTKLKSSLREKFKRINEGISQHGSSALLNEIYTELYITEGWSGDINNEHEERQIETASRRPATQEKPIKCNDLFKDESIRSVLTEGVSGIGKTVSVQKFILDWTEGKANQDVTFMFPLPFRELNLMKQKHLSLMDLLHHFFPEMRKLELIDSYKVLLIFDGLDECRLPLNFQKNERLCDVTESASVDVLLTNVIKGNLLPSALLWITSRPGAANQIPPECVDQVTEVRGFSDPQKEEYFRKRISDQSLANKIISHMKSSRSLHIMCHIPVFCWISATVLERILGGAESGEIPKTLTQMFTHFLIFQIKHKDQKYHQKCDPDPQQTRESILALGELAFQQLEKGNLIFYEEDLRECGIDVREASVYSGVCTQIFREEFGLHLGKEFSFVHLSVQEFLAALYTFLSFISRNVTEQQTTDLSDLLTKSDMSDLLRSAVDKALQSENGHLDLFLRFLLGLSLESNQTLLRGLMPQTGSSSHSKQETVEYIKEKIRENPSPEKSINLFHCLNELGDHSLVQEVQTYIKKGGHHRLTGTRLSPSQWSALVFVLLNSDQDLDEFNFIKYYPSEECLLKLLPVVKASRKAVLCGKDLAEESCRGLSSVLSSNSSRLRELNLSHNYFLEDSGVKLLSAGLENPHCTLEKLSLRWCNLTEESCRVLSSVLTSNSSRLRELDLSKNNLQDSGVKLLSAGLENPHCTLEILKLCECRITGEGCVALASALRSNTSSHLRELNLNYNNPGESGVKLLSDLLKDPHCTLEKLQLCECNLTEESCRALSSVLTSNSSRLRELNLSENNLQDSGVKLLSAGLENPHCTLEILRLSYCGITDEGCVAVASALRSNTSSHLRELNLYYNNPGESGVKLLSDLLKDPHCKLEKLHINSRIIHIQMQKFHSKNRN from the exons atgatggagggaaagagatcagactcaccagaacccagctgtgtgtccatgaagagtgaccgGTCAATGGAACCCATAActaacttcagagacagagacagatctCCTGGTctgag AatgatgaaaagaaagagatcagactcaccagaacccagcggtgtgtccatgaagagtgaccgGTCAATGGAACCCATAActaacttcagagacagagacagatctCCTGGTctgag aatgatgaagagaaagagatcagactcaccagaacccagctgtgtgtccatgaagagtgaccaGTCAATGGAACCCATAActaacttcagagacagaggcagaTCTCCTGATAcgag accacaacagaagaaatcaaacctcagcgGAAATCAGCTGGACTCCATCTTCAAG gagctggaacacaaagtcatcactgtgataaagaatgagctgaagaggtttaggaagctcctgagtccagattacccagcatgcactgagagggaggtggaggatgaggaggatctgcacagtgtcagagacggagcgctgaagatcacactgcacgtcctgaagaacatgaaccacacagatctcgctaacacactgcacaaca agtctgaggcctctgtgtatcagacaaagctgaaatccagcctgagagagaagtttaaaagaattaatgaaggaatctcacagcatggaagctcagcacttctgaatgagatctacacagagctctacatcacagaggggtGGAGTGGAGAcatcaataatgaacatgaggagagacagattgagacagcgtccaggagaccagcaacacaggagaaacccatcaaatgtaacgaTCTATTTAAAGACGAGTCCATCAGAAGTGTGCTGACTGAAGGAGTttctggaattggaaaaacagtctctgtgcagaagttcattctggactggactgaaggaaaagcaaatcaggacgtcactttcatgtttccacttccctttagagagctgaatctgatgaagcagaaacatctcagtctgatggatcttcttcatcactttttccctgaaatgagaaaactagAATTAATAGACTCCTACAAAGTGctgttgatctttgatggtctggatgagtgtcgacttcctctaaatttccagaagaatgagagattgtgtgatgtgacagagtcagcctcagtggatgtgctgctgacgaacgtcatcaaggggaatctgcttccctctgctctcctctggataacctctcgaccaggagcagccaatcagatccctcctgagtgtgtagaccaggtaacagaggtacgagggttcagtgatcctcagaaagaggagtacttcaggaagaggatcagtgatcagagcctggccaataaaatcatctcacacatgaagtcttcaagaagcctccacatcatgtgccacatcccagtcttctgctggatctcagccactgttctagagagaatttTGGGtggagcagagagtggagagatccccaagactctgactcaaatgttcacacacttcctgatctttcagatcaaacacaaggaccaaaagtaccatcagaaatgtgaccctgatcctcagcagaccagagagagtatcctggcactgggagaactggctttccaacagctggagaaaggaaacctgatcttctatgaggaagacctgagagagtgtggcattgatgtgagagaagcttcagtgtactcaggagtgtgtacccaaatcttcagagaggagtttgggcttcacctggggaaggaattcagctttgtacatctgagtgttcaggagtttctggctgctttatacacatttctctccttcatcagcagaaatgtaacagaacaacaaaccactgatctgtctgatcttctcaccaagtcagacatgtctgatctcctcaggagcgcagtggacaaggccttacagagtgagaacggacacctggacctgttcctccgcttccttctgggtctctcactggagtccaatcagactctcttacgaggcttaatgccacagacaggaagcagctctcacagcaaacaggaaacagtcgagtacatcaaggagaagatcagggagaatccatctccagagaaatccatcaatctgttccactgtctgaatgaactgggtgatcattctctagtgcaggaagtacaaaCGTACATAAAAAAAGGAGGCCACCATCGTCTCACtggaaccagactctctccttctcagtggtcagctctggtgtttgtgttactgaactcagatcaggatCTGGAtgagtttaattttattaaatattacccatcagaggaatgtcttctgaagctgctgccagtggtcaaagcctccagaaaagctgt tctgtgtgGGAAGGATCTggcagaggaaagctgtagaggtCTATCttcagttctcagctcaaactcctccagactgagagaactaaACCTGAGTCACAATTATTTCCTggaggattcaggagtgaagctgctctctgctggactggagaacccacactgtacactagagaaactgag ccTGCGGtggtgtaatctgacagaggaaagctgtagagttctgtcctcggTTCTCacctcaaactcctccagactgagagaactggacctgagtaagaataacctgcaggattcaggagtgaagctgctctctgctggactggagaacccacactgtacactggagatactgaa gttgtgtgaATGTAGGATTACAGGTGAAGGTTGTGTtgctctggcttcagctctgaggtcaaacacctcatcacacctgagagaactgaatctgaactacaataatccaggagaatcaggagtgaagctgctctctgatctactgaaggatccacactgtacactggagaaactaca gctgtgtgagtgtaatctgacagaggaaagctgtagagctctgtcctcagttctcacctcaaactcctccagactgagagaactgaacctgagtgagaataacctgcaggattcaggagtgaagctgctctctgctggactggagaacccacactgtacactggagatactgag gttgtCTTACTGCGgtattacagatgaaggttgtgtTGCTGTGGCTTCAGCTCTGAGGTCAAacacctcatcacacctgagagaactgaatctgtactacaataatccaggagaatcaggagtgaagctgctctctgatctactgaaggatccacactgtaaactggagaaactaca CATTAATAGCAGAATCATTCACATTCAGATGCAGAAGTTCCACAGCAAGAACCGTAACTGA